Proteins from one Mus pahari chromosome 10, PAHARI_EIJ_v1.1, whole genome shotgun sequence genomic window:
- the Ccdc51 gene encoding coiled-coil domain-containing protein 51: MTGCSPVFAMQHVVGVPHILVRRTFLGMDLSMTRTLCSPGPSQPREKRPEAAALGLFHRLPELGRTLSHTIRHQVASTAKAWWDRYEEFVGLNEVREAQGNVTEAEKVFMVARGLVREAREGLEAQQTKLKEVRDRLDRVSREDNQYLELATVEHRMLQEEKRLRIAYLRAEDSEREKFSLFSAAVRESHEKERTRAERTKNWSLIGSVLGALIGVAGSTYVNRVRLQELKALLLEAQKGPASLQEAIREQASSYSLQQKDLQDLMMDLRGLVHVEQGQGSGSPTGSSSTRGKDIDGLSATIKEQLRHSRQVYSCLEGLREQLDGLEKTCSQMAGVLQLAKAPAHPGSVGPVDGALPSSLLEHGSVILALSEMEQRLEAQANRNTVSSMLVTCVTFMATLPLLYMLFKAS, from the exons ATGACAGGGTGCAGCCCTGTGTTCGCAATGCAACATGTGGTGGGTGTACCCCATATACTGGTACGGAGAACCTTCCTTGGAATGGACCTCAGCATGACAAGGACTCTGTGCAGTCCAGGTCCCAGCCAGCCTAGAGAGAAGCGACCGGAAGCTGCAGCCTTAGGGCTCTTTCACCGCCTCCCAGAATTGGGAAGAACACTGAGCCACACCATTCGCCATCAAGTAGCCTCTACTGCCAAGGCTTGGTGGGACAGATATGAAGAGTTTGTGGGACTCAATGAAGTCCGAGAGGCCCAGGGAAATGTGacagag GCGGAGAAAGTGTTCATGGTGGCTCGTGGGCTTGTTCGAGAAGCTCGGGAGGGGTTGGAAGCTCAGCAGACTAAGCTGAAGGAGGTGAGGGACCGCTTGGACCGAGTCTCCAGGGAGGACAACCAGTACCTGGAACTGGCTACTGTGGAGCACAGGATGCTACAG gaagagaagaggctCCGAATAGCATACCTGCGTGCAGAAGACTCAGAGCGAGagaagttctctctcttctctgcagcTGTGCGGGAGAGTCATGAGAAAGAGCGTACAAGGGCTGAGAGAACCAAGAACTGGTCCCTTATTGGGTCAGTTCTAGGAGCTCTGATAGGCGTGGCTGGTTCCACCTATGTTAACCGCGTCCGGCTACAAGAGCTGAAGGCCTTACTCCTGGAAGCCCAGAAAGGGCCTGCGAGTCTCCAGGAGGCCATCCGGGAACAGGCTTCTAGCTATTCCCTCCAACAGAAAGACCTCCAGGACCTTATGATGGATCTGAGGGGCCTGGTGCACGTCGAGCAGGGCCAGGGCTCTGGGTCACCAACAGGTTCTTCTTCTACCAGAGGAAAAGACATAGATGGCCTTTCAGCCACCATCAAAGAGCAGCTCCGTCATTCTAGGCAGGTCTATTCCTGCCTAGAGGGTTTACGAGAGCAGCTTGATGGCCTGGAAAAGACTTGCAGCCAAATGGCTGGAGTGCTTCAGCTTGCAAAGGCTCCAGCACATCCAGGCTCGGTGGGGCCAGTGGATGGGGCCCTGCCCAGCTCCTTGCTGGAACACGGGAGTGTGATCTTGGCCCTGtcagagatggagcagaggctaGAAGCCCAGGCTAACAGGAACACTGTCTCTAGCATGCTGGTCACCTGTGTGACTTTCATGGCCACATTGCCTCTGCTCTACATGCTGTTCAAGGCCAGTTAG